A genomic stretch from Parus major isolate Abel chromosome 28, Parus_major1.1, whole genome shotgun sequence includes:
- the PDE4C gene encoding cAMP-specific 3',5'-cyclic phosphodiesterase 4C isoform X4, translating to MLPGSRCPSRRHSCIGFDLENGPPGRGALDPQASPGAGLVLQGTFTHGQRRESFLYRSDSDYDLSPKAMSRNSSIASDLHGEDMIVTPFAQVLASLRTVRSNLTHLQDRAGIKRGSSSSLPSGSKTSLSAEDAHQKLSRETLEELDWCLDQLETLQTRHSVSEMASNKFKRMLNRELSHLSETSRSGNQVSEYISSTFLDKQHEVEIPSALAKDKEKERRKRPMSQISGVRKLKHGSSLAAAGIPRFGVRTDHEVLLAKELEDTNKWGLDVFKVAEYSGNRPLTVIMYSIFQERDLMKTFRIPVNTFITYMLTLEDHYHADVAYHNNLHAADVAQSTHVLLSTPALEAVFTDLEIMAAIFASAIHDVDHPGVSNQFLINTNSELALMYNDASVLENHHLAVGFKLLQEENCDIFQNLSRKQRQTLRKMVIDMVLATDMSKHMNLLADLKTMVETKKVTSLGVLLLDNYSDRIQVLQNMVHCADLSNPTKPLELYRQWTDRIMVEFFHQGDREREKGMEISPMCDKHTASVEKSQVGFIDFIAHPLWETWADLVHPDAQELLDTLEDNREWYQSMIPRSPSPPPEGPAVSPATTDKFQFELTLEEEEEEGESDTELEGAESPLDEDNSGSKTPGTDDSESADTKRLSPGPGDRDSPVPRPRDVDNQRALEGTLPKDGGSGCSVPGPEGSQGLCLDTEGNVTFLSLGT from the exons ATGCTGCCGGGGAGCCGCTGCCCGTCCCGGAGGCACTCCTGCATCGG CTTTGACCTGGAGAATGGTCCCCCAGGCCGGGGCGCGCTGGACCCCCAGGCCAGCCCGGGCGCGGGGCTGGTCCTGCAGGGCACCTTCACCCATGGCCAGCGCCGCGAGTCCTTCCTGTACCGCTCCGACAGCGACTACGACCTGTCCCCAAAAGCCATGTCCCGCAACTCCTCCATCGCCAGCGACCT GCACGGAGAAGACATGATCGTCACACCCTTTGCCCAG GTCCTGGCCAGCCTCCGCACTGTCCGCAGCAACCTGACCCACCTCCAGGACCGCGCCGGCATCAA GCGAGGATCGAGCAGCAGCCTGCCCTCGGGGAGCAAGACCAGCCTCTCCG CAGAAGATGCCCACCAGAAGCTCTCACGGGAGaccctggaggagctggattGGTGCTTGGACCAGCTGGAGACGCTGCAGACCAGGCACTCGGTCAGCGAGATGGCCTCCAACAAG TTCAAGCGGATGCTGAACCGGGAGCTGTCGCACCTCTCGGAGACCAGCCGCTCCGGGAACCAGGTCTCCGAGTACATCTCCAGCACCTTCCTGG ACAAGCAGCACGAGGTGGAGATCCCCTCGGCACTGGCAAAGGACAAGGAGAAGGAGCGGAGGAAGCGCCCCATGTCCCAGATCAGCGGCGTCAGGAAGCTGAAGCACGGCTCCAGCCTGGCCGCCGCCGGCATCCCCCGCTTCGGGGTGCGCACGGACCACgaggtgctgctggccaag gagctggaggacaCCAACAAGTGGGGGCTCGACGTGTTCAAAGTCGCCGAGTACTCGGGGAACCGCCCGCTGACCGTCATCATGTACAGCATCTTCCAG GAGCGTGACCTGATGAAGACCTTCCGCATCCCCGTCAACACCTTCATCACCTACATGCTGACGCTGGAGGATCACTACCACGCCGACGTGGCCTACCACAACAACCTGCACGCCGCCGACGTGGCGCAGTCCACGCACGTCCTCCTCTCCACACCTGCGCTGGAG GCCGTCTTCACAGACCTGGAGATCATGGCTGCCATCTTCGCCAGCGCCATCCACGACGTTGATCACCCCGGCGTCTCCAACCAGTTCCTCATCAACACCA ACTCGGAGCTGGCGCTGATGTACAACGACGCCTCGGTGCTGGAGAATCACCACCTGGCCGTGGGCTTCAAGCTCCTCCAGGAGGAGAACTGCGACATCTTCCAGAACCTGagcaggaagcagaggcagACGCTCCGTAAAATGGTCATCGACATG GTGTTGGCCACGGACATGTCCAAGCACATGAACCTGCTGGCGGATCTGAAGACCATGGTGGAGACCAAGAAGGTGACcagcctgggggtgctgctgctggacaaCTACTCTGACCGGATCCag GTCCTGCAGAACATGGTGCACTGCGCCGACCTCAGCAACCCCACGAAGCCTCTGGAGCTGTACCGGCAGTGGACCGATCGCATCATGGTGGAGTTCTTCCACCAGGGAGACCGGGAGCGGGAGAAGGGCATGGAGATCAGCCCCATGTGTGACAAGCACACCGCTTCCGTGGAGAAGTCTCAG GTGGGATTCATTGACTTCATCGCCCACCCGCTCTGGGAGACGTGGGCCGACCTCGTGCACCCCGAcgcccaggagctgctggacacGCTGGAGGACAACCGGGAATGGTACCAGAGCATGATCCCGCGCAGCCCCTCCCCTCCGCCCGAGGGACCCGCCGTGTCCCCCGCCACCACCGACAAGTTCCAGTTCGAGCTGAcgctggaggaggaggaggaggagggtgagtCGGACACGGAGCTGGAGGGCGCCGAGAGCCCCTTGGACGAGGACAACAGCGGCTCCAAGACACCCGGCACGGATGACTCAGAGTCTGCCGACACCAAGCGCCTGTCCCCCGGCCCCGGGGACCGGGACTCGCCCGTCCCCCGCCCCAGGGACGTGGACAACCAGCGGGCGCTGGAGGGGACCCTGCCGAAGGACGGTGGCAGCGGGTGCTCCGTGCCAGGGCCCGAGGGCAGCCAGGGGCTGTGTCTGGACACAGAGGGCAATGTCACATTCCTGTCCCTGGGCACGTAG
- the PDE4C gene encoding cAMP-specific 3',5'-cyclic phosphodiesterase 4C isoform X1, giving the protein MLPTTRCSPGASPATSPRGSPRSSPRNSPVFFRKLLMNQSIRLQRRFTVAHPLCFDLENGPPGRGALDPQASPGAGLVLQGTFTHGQRRESFLYRSDSDYDLSPKAMSRNSSIASDLHGEDMIVTPFAQVLASLRTVRSNLTHLQDRAGIKRGSSSSLPSGSKTSLSAEDAHQKLSRETLEELDWCLDQLETLQTRHSVSEMASNKFKRMLNRELSHLSETSRSGNQVSEYISSTFLDKQHEVEIPSALAKDKEKERRKRPMSQISGVRKLKHGSSLAAAGIPRFGVRTDHEVLLAKELEDTNKWGLDVFKVAEYSGNRPLTVIMYSIFQERDLMKTFRIPVNTFITYMLTLEDHYHADVAYHNNLHAADVAQSTHVLLSTPALEAVFTDLEIMAAIFASAIHDVDHPGVSNQFLINTNSELALMYNDASVLENHHLAVGFKLLQEENCDIFQNLSRKQRQTLRKMVIDMVLATDMSKHMNLLADLKTMVETKKVTSLGVLLLDNYSDRIQVLQNMVHCADLSNPTKPLELYRQWTDRIMVEFFHQGDREREKGMEISPMCDKHTASVEKSQVGFIDFIAHPLWETWADLVHPDAQELLDTLEDNREWYQSMIPRSPSPPPEGPAVSPATTDKFQFELTLEEEEEEGESDTELEGAESPLDEDNSGSKTPGTDDSESADTKRLSPGPGDRDSPVPRPRDVDNQRALEGTLPKDGGSGCSVPGPEGSQGLCLDTEGNVTFLSLGT; this is encoded by the exons ATGCTGCCCACCACGCGCTGCTCGCCGGGGGCTTCTCCGGCCACGTCCCCCCGCGGTTCCCCCCGCAGTTCCCCCCGCAATTCCCCCGTCTTCTTCAGGAAGCTCCTGATGAACCAGAGCATCCGCCTGCAGCGGCGCTTCACCGTGGCGCATCCCCTCTG CTTTGACCTGGAGAATGGTCCCCCAGGCCGGGGCGCGCTGGACCCCCAGGCCAGCCCGGGCGCGGGGCTGGTCCTGCAGGGCACCTTCACCCATGGCCAGCGCCGCGAGTCCTTCCTGTACCGCTCCGACAGCGACTACGACCTGTCCCCAAAAGCCATGTCCCGCAACTCCTCCATCGCCAGCGACCT GCACGGAGAAGACATGATCGTCACACCCTTTGCCCAG GTCCTGGCCAGCCTCCGCACTGTCCGCAGCAACCTGACCCACCTCCAGGACCGCGCCGGCATCAA GCGAGGATCGAGCAGCAGCCTGCCCTCGGGGAGCAAGACCAGCCTCTCCG CAGAAGATGCCCACCAGAAGCTCTCACGGGAGaccctggaggagctggattGGTGCTTGGACCAGCTGGAGACGCTGCAGACCAGGCACTCGGTCAGCGAGATGGCCTCCAACAAG TTCAAGCGGATGCTGAACCGGGAGCTGTCGCACCTCTCGGAGACCAGCCGCTCCGGGAACCAGGTCTCCGAGTACATCTCCAGCACCTTCCTGG ACAAGCAGCACGAGGTGGAGATCCCCTCGGCACTGGCAAAGGACAAGGAGAAGGAGCGGAGGAAGCGCCCCATGTCCCAGATCAGCGGCGTCAGGAAGCTGAAGCACGGCTCCAGCCTGGCCGCCGCCGGCATCCCCCGCTTCGGGGTGCGCACGGACCACgaggtgctgctggccaag gagctggaggacaCCAACAAGTGGGGGCTCGACGTGTTCAAAGTCGCCGAGTACTCGGGGAACCGCCCGCTGACCGTCATCATGTACAGCATCTTCCAG GAGCGTGACCTGATGAAGACCTTCCGCATCCCCGTCAACACCTTCATCACCTACATGCTGACGCTGGAGGATCACTACCACGCCGACGTGGCCTACCACAACAACCTGCACGCCGCCGACGTGGCGCAGTCCACGCACGTCCTCCTCTCCACACCTGCGCTGGAG GCCGTCTTCACAGACCTGGAGATCATGGCTGCCATCTTCGCCAGCGCCATCCACGACGTTGATCACCCCGGCGTCTCCAACCAGTTCCTCATCAACACCA ACTCGGAGCTGGCGCTGATGTACAACGACGCCTCGGTGCTGGAGAATCACCACCTGGCCGTGGGCTTCAAGCTCCTCCAGGAGGAGAACTGCGACATCTTCCAGAACCTGagcaggaagcagaggcagACGCTCCGTAAAATGGTCATCGACATG GTGTTGGCCACGGACATGTCCAAGCACATGAACCTGCTGGCGGATCTGAAGACCATGGTGGAGACCAAGAAGGTGACcagcctgggggtgctgctgctggacaaCTACTCTGACCGGATCCag GTCCTGCAGAACATGGTGCACTGCGCCGACCTCAGCAACCCCACGAAGCCTCTGGAGCTGTACCGGCAGTGGACCGATCGCATCATGGTGGAGTTCTTCCACCAGGGAGACCGGGAGCGGGAGAAGGGCATGGAGATCAGCCCCATGTGTGACAAGCACACCGCTTCCGTGGAGAAGTCTCAG GTGGGATTCATTGACTTCATCGCCCACCCGCTCTGGGAGACGTGGGCCGACCTCGTGCACCCCGAcgcccaggagctgctggacacGCTGGAGGACAACCGGGAATGGTACCAGAGCATGATCCCGCGCAGCCCCTCCCCTCCGCCCGAGGGACCCGCCGTGTCCCCCGCCACCACCGACAAGTTCCAGTTCGAGCTGAcgctggaggaggaggaggaggagggtgagtCGGACACGGAGCTGGAGGGCGCCGAGAGCCCCTTGGACGAGGACAACAGCGGCTCCAAGACACCCGGCACGGATGACTCAGAGTCTGCCGACACCAAGCGCCTGTCCCCCGGCCCCGGGGACCGGGACTCGCCCGTCCCCCGCCCCAGGGACGTGGACAACCAGCGGGCGCTGGAGGGGACCCTGCCGAAGGACGGTGGCAGCGGGTGCTCCGTGCCAGGGCCCGAGGGCAGCCAGGGGCTGTGTCTGGACACAGAGGGCAATGTCACATTCCTGTCCCTGGGCACGTAG
- the PDE4C gene encoding cAMP-specific 3',5'-cyclic phosphodiesterase 4C isoform X2: MLPTTRCSPGASPATSPRGSPRSSPRNSPVFFRKLLMNQSIRLQRRFTVAHPLCFDLENGPPGRGALDPQASPGAGLVLQGTFTHGQRRESFLYRSDSDYDLSPKAMSRNSSIASDLHGEDMIVTPFAQVLASLRTVRSNLTHLQDRAGIKRGSSSSLPSGSKTSLSEDAHQKLSRETLEELDWCLDQLETLQTRHSVSEMASNKFKRMLNRELSHLSETSRSGNQVSEYISSTFLDKQHEVEIPSALAKDKEKERRKRPMSQISGVRKLKHGSSLAAAGIPRFGVRTDHEVLLAKELEDTNKWGLDVFKVAEYSGNRPLTVIMYSIFQERDLMKTFRIPVNTFITYMLTLEDHYHADVAYHNNLHAADVAQSTHVLLSTPALEAVFTDLEIMAAIFASAIHDVDHPGVSNQFLINTNSELALMYNDASVLENHHLAVGFKLLQEENCDIFQNLSRKQRQTLRKMVIDMVLATDMSKHMNLLADLKTMVETKKVTSLGVLLLDNYSDRIQVLQNMVHCADLSNPTKPLELYRQWTDRIMVEFFHQGDREREKGMEISPMCDKHTASVEKSQVGFIDFIAHPLWETWADLVHPDAQELLDTLEDNREWYQSMIPRSPSPPPEGPAVSPATTDKFQFELTLEEEEEEGESDTELEGAESPLDEDNSGSKTPGTDDSESADTKRLSPGPGDRDSPVPRPRDVDNQRALEGTLPKDGGSGCSVPGPEGSQGLCLDTEGNVTFLSLGT; this comes from the exons ATGCTGCCCACCACGCGCTGCTCGCCGGGGGCTTCTCCGGCCACGTCCCCCCGCGGTTCCCCCCGCAGTTCCCCCCGCAATTCCCCCGTCTTCTTCAGGAAGCTCCTGATGAACCAGAGCATCCGCCTGCAGCGGCGCTTCACCGTGGCGCATCCCCTCTG CTTTGACCTGGAGAATGGTCCCCCAGGCCGGGGCGCGCTGGACCCCCAGGCCAGCCCGGGCGCGGGGCTGGTCCTGCAGGGCACCTTCACCCATGGCCAGCGCCGCGAGTCCTTCCTGTACCGCTCCGACAGCGACTACGACCTGTCCCCAAAAGCCATGTCCCGCAACTCCTCCATCGCCAGCGACCT GCACGGAGAAGACATGATCGTCACACCCTTTGCCCAG GTCCTGGCCAGCCTCCGCACTGTCCGCAGCAACCTGACCCACCTCCAGGACCGCGCCGGCATCAA GCGAGGATCGAGCAGCAGCCTGCCCTCGGGGAGCAAGACCAGCCTCTCCG AAGATGCCCACCAGAAGCTCTCACGGGAGaccctggaggagctggattGGTGCTTGGACCAGCTGGAGACGCTGCAGACCAGGCACTCGGTCAGCGAGATGGCCTCCAACAAG TTCAAGCGGATGCTGAACCGGGAGCTGTCGCACCTCTCGGAGACCAGCCGCTCCGGGAACCAGGTCTCCGAGTACATCTCCAGCACCTTCCTGG ACAAGCAGCACGAGGTGGAGATCCCCTCGGCACTGGCAAAGGACAAGGAGAAGGAGCGGAGGAAGCGCCCCATGTCCCAGATCAGCGGCGTCAGGAAGCTGAAGCACGGCTCCAGCCTGGCCGCCGCCGGCATCCCCCGCTTCGGGGTGCGCACGGACCACgaggtgctgctggccaag gagctggaggacaCCAACAAGTGGGGGCTCGACGTGTTCAAAGTCGCCGAGTACTCGGGGAACCGCCCGCTGACCGTCATCATGTACAGCATCTTCCAG GAGCGTGACCTGATGAAGACCTTCCGCATCCCCGTCAACACCTTCATCACCTACATGCTGACGCTGGAGGATCACTACCACGCCGACGTGGCCTACCACAACAACCTGCACGCCGCCGACGTGGCGCAGTCCACGCACGTCCTCCTCTCCACACCTGCGCTGGAG GCCGTCTTCACAGACCTGGAGATCATGGCTGCCATCTTCGCCAGCGCCATCCACGACGTTGATCACCCCGGCGTCTCCAACCAGTTCCTCATCAACACCA ACTCGGAGCTGGCGCTGATGTACAACGACGCCTCGGTGCTGGAGAATCACCACCTGGCCGTGGGCTTCAAGCTCCTCCAGGAGGAGAACTGCGACATCTTCCAGAACCTGagcaggaagcagaggcagACGCTCCGTAAAATGGTCATCGACATG GTGTTGGCCACGGACATGTCCAAGCACATGAACCTGCTGGCGGATCTGAAGACCATGGTGGAGACCAAGAAGGTGACcagcctgggggtgctgctgctggacaaCTACTCTGACCGGATCCag GTCCTGCAGAACATGGTGCACTGCGCCGACCTCAGCAACCCCACGAAGCCTCTGGAGCTGTACCGGCAGTGGACCGATCGCATCATGGTGGAGTTCTTCCACCAGGGAGACCGGGAGCGGGAGAAGGGCATGGAGATCAGCCCCATGTGTGACAAGCACACCGCTTCCGTGGAGAAGTCTCAG GTGGGATTCATTGACTTCATCGCCCACCCGCTCTGGGAGACGTGGGCCGACCTCGTGCACCCCGAcgcccaggagctgctggacacGCTGGAGGACAACCGGGAATGGTACCAGAGCATGATCCCGCGCAGCCCCTCCCCTCCGCCCGAGGGACCCGCCGTGTCCCCCGCCACCACCGACAAGTTCCAGTTCGAGCTGAcgctggaggaggaggaggaggagggtgagtCGGACACGGAGCTGGAGGGCGCCGAGAGCCCCTTGGACGAGGACAACAGCGGCTCCAAGACACCCGGCACGGATGACTCAGAGTCTGCCGACACCAAGCGCCTGTCCCCCGGCCCCGGGGACCGGGACTCGCCCGTCCCCCGCCCCAGGGACGTGGACAACCAGCGGGCGCTGGAGGGGACCCTGCCGAAGGACGGTGGCAGCGGGTGCTCCGTGCCAGGGCCCGAGGGCAGCCAGGGGCTGTGTCTGGACACAGAGGGCAATGTCACATTCCTGTCCCTGGGCACGTAG
- the PDE4C gene encoding cAMP-specific 3',5'-cyclic phosphodiesterase 4C isoform X5 — MSRNSSIASDLHGEDMIVTPFAQVLASLRTVRSNLTHLQDRAGIKRGSSSSLPSGSKTSLSAEDAHQKLSRETLEELDWCLDQLETLQTRHSVSEMASNKFKRMLNRELSHLSETSRSGNQVSEYISSTFLDKQHEVEIPSALAKDKEKERRKRPMSQISGVRKLKHGSSLAAAGIPRFGVRTDHEVLLAKELEDTNKWGLDVFKVAEYSGNRPLTVIMYSIFQERDLMKTFRIPVNTFITYMLTLEDHYHADVAYHNNLHAADVAQSTHVLLSTPALEAVFTDLEIMAAIFASAIHDVDHPGVSNQFLINTNSELALMYNDASVLENHHLAVGFKLLQEENCDIFQNLSRKQRQTLRKMVIDMVLATDMSKHMNLLADLKTMVETKKVTSLGVLLLDNYSDRIQVLQNMVHCADLSNPTKPLELYRQWTDRIMVEFFHQGDREREKGMEISPMCDKHTASVEKSQVGFIDFIAHPLWETWADLVHPDAQELLDTLEDNREWYQSMIPRSPSPPPEGPAVSPATTDKFQFELTLEEEEEEGESDTELEGAESPLDEDNSGSKTPGTDDSESADTKRLSPGPGDRDSPVPRPRDVDNQRALEGTLPKDGGSGCSVPGPEGSQGLCLDTEGNVTFLSLGT; from the exons ATGTCCCGCAACTCCTCCATCGCCAGCGACCT GCACGGAGAAGACATGATCGTCACACCCTTTGCCCAG GTCCTGGCCAGCCTCCGCACTGTCCGCAGCAACCTGACCCACCTCCAGGACCGCGCCGGCATCAA GCGAGGATCGAGCAGCAGCCTGCCCTCGGGGAGCAAGACCAGCCTCTCCG CAGAAGATGCCCACCAGAAGCTCTCACGGGAGaccctggaggagctggattGGTGCTTGGACCAGCTGGAGACGCTGCAGACCAGGCACTCGGTCAGCGAGATGGCCTCCAACAAG TTCAAGCGGATGCTGAACCGGGAGCTGTCGCACCTCTCGGAGACCAGCCGCTCCGGGAACCAGGTCTCCGAGTACATCTCCAGCACCTTCCTGG ACAAGCAGCACGAGGTGGAGATCCCCTCGGCACTGGCAAAGGACAAGGAGAAGGAGCGGAGGAAGCGCCCCATGTCCCAGATCAGCGGCGTCAGGAAGCTGAAGCACGGCTCCAGCCTGGCCGCCGCCGGCATCCCCCGCTTCGGGGTGCGCACGGACCACgaggtgctgctggccaag gagctggaggacaCCAACAAGTGGGGGCTCGACGTGTTCAAAGTCGCCGAGTACTCGGGGAACCGCCCGCTGACCGTCATCATGTACAGCATCTTCCAG GAGCGTGACCTGATGAAGACCTTCCGCATCCCCGTCAACACCTTCATCACCTACATGCTGACGCTGGAGGATCACTACCACGCCGACGTGGCCTACCACAACAACCTGCACGCCGCCGACGTGGCGCAGTCCACGCACGTCCTCCTCTCCACACCTGCGCTGGAG GCCGTCTTCACAGACCTGGAGATCATGGCTGCCATCTTCGCCAGCGCCATCCACGACGTTGATCACCCCGGCGTCTCCAACCAGTTCCTCATCAACACCA ACTCGGAGCTGGCGCTGATGTACAACGACGCCTCGGTGCTGGAGAATCACCACCTGGCCGTGGGCTTCAAGCTCCTCCAGGAGGAGAACTGCGACATCTTCCAGAACCTGagcaggaagcagaggcagACGCTCCGTAAAATGGTCATCGACATG GTGTTGGCCACGGACATGTCCAAGCACATGAACCTGCTGGCGGATCTGAAGACCATGGTGGAGACCAAGAAGGTGACcagcctgggggtgctgctgctggacaaCTACTCTGACCGGATCCag GTCCTGCAGAACATGGTGCACTGCGCCGACCTCAGCAACCCCACGAAGCCTCTGGAGCTGTACCGGCAGTGGACCGATCGCATCATGGTGGAGTTCTTCCACCAGGGAGACCGGGAGCGGGAGAAGGGCATGGAGATCAGCCCCATGTGTGACAAGCACACCGCTTCCGTGGAGAAGTCTCAG GTGGGATTCATTGACTTCATCGCCCACCCGCTCTGGGAGACGTGGGCCGACCTCGTGCACCCCGAcgcccaggagctgctggacacGCTGGAGGACAACCGGGAATGGTACCAGAGCATGATCCCGCGCAGCCCCTCCCCTCCGCCCGAGGGACCCGCCGTGTCCCCCGCCACCACCGACAAGTTCCAGTTCGAGCTGAcgctggaggaggaggaggaggagggtgagtCGGACACGGAGCTGGAGGGCGCCGAGAGCCCCTTGGACGAGGACAACAGCGGCTCCAAGACACCCGGCACGGATGACTCAGAGTCTGCCGACACCAAGCGCCTGTCCCCCGGCCCCGGGGACCGGGACTCGCCCGTCCCCCGCCCCAGGGACGTGGACAACCAGCGGGCGCTGGAGGGGACCCTGCCGAAGGACGGTGGCAGCGGGTGCTCCGTGCCAGGGCCCGAGGGCAGCCAGGGGCTGTGTCTGGACACAGAGGGCAATGTCACATTCCTGTCCCTGGGCACGTAG
- the PDE4C gene encoding cAMP-specific 3',5'-cyclic phosphodiesterase 4C isoform X3, with protein MCTELCPFSAAAGGASRARPGTSVTTGSPSRSTLHRARWWHREPGSIPWAEVPVPRAPCQPCPLSPHSFDLENGPPGRGALDPQASPGAGLVLQGTFTHGQRRESFLYRSDSDYDLSPKAMSRNSSIASDLHGEDMIVTPFAQVLASLRTVRSNLTHLQDRAGIKRGSSSSLPSGSKTSLSAEDAHQKLSRETLEELDWCLDQLETLQTRHSVSEMASNKFKRMLNRELSHLSETSRSGNQVSEYISSTFLDKQHEVEIPSALAKDKEKERRKRPMSQISGVRKLKHGSSLAAAGIPRFGVRTDHEVLLAKELEDTNKWGLDVFKVAEYSGNRPLTVIMYSIFQERDLMKTFRIPVNTFITYMLTLEDHYHADVAYHNNLHAADVAQSTHVLLSTPALEAVFTDLEIMAAIFASAIHDVDHPGVSNQFLINTNSELALMYNDASVLENHHLAVGFKLLQEENCDIFQNLSRKQRQTLRKMVIDMVLATDMSKHMNLLADLKTMVETKKVTSLGVLLLDNYSDRIQVLQNMVHCADLSNPTKPLELYRQWTDRIMVEFFHQGDREREKGMEISPMCDKHTASVEKSQVGFIDFIAHPLWETWADLVHPDAQELLDTLEDNREWYQSMIPRSPSPPPEGPAVSPATTDKFQFELTLEEEEEEGESDTELEGAESPLDEDNSGSKTPGTDDSESADTKRLSPGPGDRDSPVPRPRDVDNQRALEGTLPKDGGSGCSVPGPEGSQGLCLDTEGNVTFLSLGT; from the exons ATGTGCACCGAGCTGTGCCCGTTCTCAGCAGCAGCCGGaggagccagcagggccagACCGGGCACCAGTGTCACCACAGGGTCACCGAGCCGGAGCACGCTGCACAGAGCGAGATGGTGGCACAGAGAACCCGGCAGCATCCCCTGGGCTGAGGTCCCTGTGCCACGCGCCCCGTGCCAGccttgtcccctgtcccctcacaGCTTTGACCTGGAGAATGGTCCCCCAGGCCGGGGCGCGCTGGACCCCCAGGCCAGCCCGGGCGCGGGGCTGGTCCTGCAGGGCACCTTCACCCATGGCCAGCGCCGCGAGTCCTTCCTGTACCGCTCCGACAGCGACTACGACCTGTCCCCAAAAGCCATGTCCCGCAACTCCTCCATCGCCAGCGACCT GCACGGAGAAGACATGATCGTCACACCCTTTGCCCAG GTCCTGGCCAGCCTCCGCACTGTCCGCAGCAACCTGACCCACCTCCAGGACCGCGCCGGCATCAA GCGAGGATCGAGCAGCAGCCTGCCCTCGGGGAGCAAGACCAGCCTCTCCG CAGAAGATGCCCACCAGAAGCTCTCACGGGAGaccctggaggagctggattGGTGCTTGGACCAGCTGGAGACGCTGCAGACCAGGCACTCGGTCAGCGAGATGGCCTCCAACAAG TTCAAGCGGATGCTGAACCGGGAGCTGTCGCACCTCTCGGAGACCAGCCGCTCCGGGAACCAGGTCTCCGAGTACATCTCCAGCACCTTCCTGG ACAAGCAGCACGAGGTGGAGATCCCCTCGGCACTGGCAAAGGACAAGGAGAAGGAGCGGAGGAAGCGCCCCATGTCCCAGATCAGCGGCGTCAGGAAGCTGAAGCACGGCTCCAGCCTGGCCGCCGCCGGCATCCCCCGCTTCGGGGTGCGCACGGACCACgaggtgctgctggccaag gagctggaggacaCCAACAAGTGGGGGCTCGACGTGTTCAAAGTCGCCGAGTACTCGGGGAACCGCCCGCTGACCGTCATCATGTACAGCATCTTCCAG GAGCGTGACCTGATGAAGACCTTCCGCATCCCCGTCAACACCTTCATCACCTACATGCTGACGCTGGAGGATCACTACCACGCCGACGTGGCCTACCACAACAACCTGCACGCCGCCGACGTGGCGCAGTCCACGCACGTCCTCCTCTCCACACCTGCGCTGGAG GCCGTCTTCACAGACCTGGAGATCATGGCTGCCATCTTCGCCAGCGCCATCCACGACGTTGATCACCCCGGCGTCTCCAACCAGTTCCTCATCAACACCA ACTCGGAGCTGGCGCTGATGTACAACGACGCCTCGGTGCTGGAGAATCACCACCTGGCCGTGGGCTTCAAGCTCCTCCAGGAGGAGAACTGCGACATCTTCCAGAACCTGagcaggaagcagaggcagACGCTCCGTAAAATGGTCATCGACATG GTGTTGGCCACGGACATGTCCAAGCACATGAACCTGCTGGCGGATCTGAAGACCATGGTGGAGACCAAGAAGGTGACcagcctgggggtgctgctgctggacaaCTACTCTGACCGGATCCag GTCCTGCAGAACATGGTGCACTGCGCCGACCTCAGCAACCCCACGAAGCCTCTGGAGCTGTACCGGCAGTGGACCGATCGCATCATGGTGGAGTTCTTCCACCAGGGAGACCGGGAGCGGGAGAAGGGCATGGAGATCAGCCCCATGTGTGACAAGCACACCGCTTCCGTGGAGAAGTCTCAG GTGGGATTCATTGACTTCATCGCCCACCCGCTCTGGGAGACGTGGGCCGACCTCGTGCACCCCGAcgcccaggagctgctggacacGCTGGAGGACAACCGGGAATGGTACCAGAGCATGATCCCGCGCAGCCCCTCCCCTCCGCCCGAGGGACCCGCCGTGTCCCCCGCCACCACCGACAAGTTCCAGTTCGAGCTGAcgctggaggaggaggaggaggagggtgagtCGGACACGGAGCTGGAGGGCGCCGAGAGCCCCTTGGACGAGGACAACAGCGGCTCCAAGACACCCGGCACGGATGACTCAGAGTCTGCCGACACCAAGCGCCTGTCCCCCGGCCCCGGGGACCGGGACTCGCCCGTCCCCCGCCCCAGGGACGTGGACAACCAGCGGGCGCTGGAGGGGACCCTGCCGAAGGACGGTGGCAGCGGGTGCTCCGTGCCAGGGCCCGAGGGCAGCCAGGGGCTGTGTCTGGACACAGAGGGCAATGTCACATTCCTGTCCCTGGGCACGTAG